In Brevibacillus brevis, a genomic segment contains:
- the gerPC gene encoding spore germination protein GerPC, which yields MYMSPEMMQYLHQLHEYLHVQNQHMEAMRTLIEKLKQDVDELKEKQAPAPVIKHEYKFDLLKVERLEGTLNIGLNPNGAEGGMGEVSVPPRTEGGTQPSSRNGDTPAFSRVQKEIHDFLGHEAYDVLKRIEEAEDYPLDDTYRAFIIDDIKKQIDPRIRHYLNQSQAEDWEPEQLDALCHNTVEKVKRDIERTCETFVKNLPRGVD from the coding sequence ATGTACATGAGTCCGGAAATGATGCAGTACTTACACCAGCTGCATGAATATTTGCACGTGCAAAACCAGCATATGGAAGCGATGAGAACACTGATTGAAAAGCTGAAGCAGGATGTGGATGAGCTGAAAGAAAAGCAGGCACCGGCGCCTGTGATCAAGCATGAGTACAAGTTTGATTTGTTGAAGGTCGAACGCTTGGAAGGAACCTTGAACATCGGGCTCAATCCAAACGGTGCCGAGGGCGGCATGGGAGAGGTTTCCGTCCCTCCAAGGACCGAAGGAGGCACACAACCGTCCTCCCGAAATGGCGATACCCCGGCCTTCAGCCGCGTGCAAAAAGAAATTCACGACTTCCTGGGGCACGAGGCGTACGACGTGCTGAAGCGGATCGAAGAAGCGGAGGACTATCCGCTGGACGATACGTACCGGGCCTTCATCATAGATGATATCAAGAAGCAAATCGATCCGCGCATTCGCCATTATTTGAACCAGTCCCAGGCCGAAGATTGGGAGCCCGAGCAATTGGATGCTTTGTGCCACAATACCGTGGAGAAAGTGAAGCGGGACATCGAGCGGACATGCGAAACGTTTGTCAAAAATTTACCGCGAGGAGTAGACTGA
- a CDS encoding Hsp20/alpha crystallin family protein, with protein sequence MRNLQETMKQLQKASESLSKLSFDQEHPWKALSQMNQLLDSNFWENLMSLTGHSAVQATTGASEAVPTVHKAKNQAKTMPHAILQSDPDSFPVTDIYQTEHMVIVCCELPGFDRDSLEVTLTEQRTLELKGKIREHPKSRFCIHRERSHGTFSRQIELPVTVSSKGMKAQYQDGLLELYLPREGEPNERRTTFRASL encoded by the coding sequence GTGAGAAACTTGCAGGAGACGATGAAGCAGCTGCAAAAAGCTTCCGAGAGTCTGTCCAAGCTGAGCTTTGATCAGGAGCACCCGTGGAAGGCATTGAGCCAGATGAACCAACTCCTCGACTCGAATTTTTGGGAAAACCTGATGAGTCTGACGGGTCATTCCGCAGTGCAGGCGACAACCGGCGCCAGTGAAGCGGTACCCACGGTGCACAAGGCGAAAAATCAGGCGAAAACGATGCCGCATGCCATTCTGCAGAGCGATCCGGATTCGTTTCCTGTCACAGATATTTACCAGACAGAGCACATGGTGATTGTCTGCTGCGAACTGCCCGGTTTTGACCGTGACAGCTTGGAGGTCACCCTGACGGAACAACGGACGCTGGAGTTGAAAGGGAAGATCCGGGAGCATCCGAAATCCCGCTTCTGCATTCACCGGGAGCGGTCGCACGGGACATTCTCCAGGCAGATCGAGCTTCCTGTCACGGTCAGCTCCAAAGGAATGAAGGCGCAGTACCAGGATGGCCTATTGGAGTTGTATTTGCCGCGGGAAGGCGAGCCGAACGAAAGAAGGACGACATTTCGGGCGAGTTTGTAG
- a CDS encoding MFS transporter, with product MAQNAKNLIGLTGIPLVMVLGNSMLIPVLPTMKAKMDLTSLQTSLLITAFSIAAGIVIPFAGYLSDRFGRKIVIILSLALYGVGGLVAGLAALWWDKPYGIIMIGRVLQGIGAAGTAPIAMALVGDLFDGASESKALGLMETSNGLGKVLSPIFGSLLALISWYMVFLAFPIICGAILLLFLFLTKEKKQEKQPVPVKQYLHSIGQVFKQHGKWLIPAFFIGSICLFTLFGVLFYLSDLLEEKYKIDGVIKGGFLAIPLLVMSIAAYLTGLIIKKKLTLMRLFVIVGMFLLSASYVLASFVQGAYALIGILVIGSLGTGMILPCLNSMIVGAVQKAERGMITSLYSGVRFIGVAIGPPIFTWLLGISRNVMFWSIAGLSLVFGVVAIFLLKPKQAQQQGQAAGQQDQATKETKAWRQVSELLGIEPQTPDEKRKEAAVEKYGFDPDDLIKQLLSGKKEKGKS from the coding sequence ATGGCGCAGAATGCAAAAAACCTGATTGGTCTAACGGGGATTCCTCTCGTCATGGTACTGGGGAACTCGATGCTGATTCCCGTCTTGCCGACCATGAAAGCGAAAATGGATCTGACCTCGCTGCAGACCAGCCTTTTGATTACCGCTTTTTCCATTGCCGCAGGCATTGTCATCCCGTTTGCAGGGTATTTGTCCGACCGATTCGGCAGGAAGATCGTGATCATTCTTTCCCTCGCGTTGTACGGAGTCGGCGGACTTGTGGCAGGCCTGGCCGCCTTATGGTGGGACAAGCCGTATGGAATCATCATGATCGGCCGGGTCCTGCAAGGGATAGGGGCAGCCGGTACGGCACCGATCGCGATGGCGCTGGTTGGCGATCTGTTCGATGGCGCATCGGAGAGCAAGGCGCTGGGGCTGATGGAGACATCCAACGGACTGGGGAAGGTGCTAAGCCCGATTTTCGGCTCTCTCTTGGCCTTGATCTCTTGGTACATGGTGTTCCTGGCATTTCCGATCATTTGCGGAGCCATTCTGCTGTTGTTCCTGTTTTTGACGAAAGAGAAAAAGCAGGAAAAACAGCCGGTTCCTGTGAAGCAGTACTTGCATTCCATTGGACAAGTGTTCAAGCAGCATGGAAAATGGCTGATTCCCGCCTTTTTCATCGGGAGCATCTGTCTGTTTACGTTGTTCGGCGTGCTGTTCTATCTGTCGGATTTGCTGGAAGAAAAGTACAAGATCGACGGAGTCATCAAAGGCGGCTTCTTGGCGATTCCGCTCCTCGTGATGAGCATCGCCGCCTACCTGACAGGGCTGATCATCAAAAAAAAGCTGACACTTATGCGCTTGTTTGTCATCGTGGGCATGTTCCTGCTCTCGGCATCGTACGTCCTCGCCAGCTTCGTTCAGGGTGCGTACGCGCTGATCGGCATTCTCGTCATCGGAAGCCTGGGGACGGGGATGATCCTGCCTTGCCTGAACAGCATGATTGTCGGTGCCGTGCAAAAAGCGGAACGGGGGATGATCACCTCCTTGTACAGCGGTGTCCGCTTTATCGGCGTGGCAATCGGTCCCCCCATTTTCACCTGGCTGTTGGGCATATCCCGAAACGTCATGTTCTGGTCGATAGCCGGCTTGTCCCTCGTTTTCGGTGTGGTGGCGATCTTCCTCTTGAAGCCCAAACAAGCCCAGCAGCAGGGGCAAGCTGCGGGGCAACAGGACCAGGCGACGAAAGAGACGAAAGCGTGGCGGCAAGTATCCGAGCTGCTGGGAATCGAACCGCAGACGCCCGATGAGAAAAGAAAAGAGGCGGCAGTCGAGAAATACGGCTTTGATCCAGACGATCTGATCAAACAGCTGTTGTCGGGGAAGAAAGAGAAAGGAAAAAGCTAA
- a CDS encoding TraR/DksA C4-type zinc finger protein, translating to MDQDMLARFRVKLLEQKKELEDRVQDHYGMREPMTTSLQEFSMYDNHPADIGSEMFEREKDLALDSLDRETLKEIDQALTRMDEGTYGTCTVCGGAIPEERLEALPQAQTCREHAPAPMINDSRPIEEEFLQPPFGRTSLDEKEGQNGFDGEDAWQIVEAWGTSSTPFSFLDNDKTDYKEMYMESDEPDGFVEAVEEIGYTGIDGYHGPDSVQFMRSGTYEEYMRKGEGKGNFLNYDDYEEERAEREGRNDLL from the coding sequence GTGGACCAAGATATGCTGGCACGTTTTCGGGTGAAGCTGCTCGAGCAGAAGAAAGAGCTGGAAGATCGCGTGCAGGATCATTACGGCATGAGAGAACCGATGACGACCTCCCTGCAGGAGTTTTCCATGTATGATAACCATCCCGCCGACATCGGCAGTGAAATGTTCGAGCGGGAGAAAGATTTGGCGCTGGACAGTCTGGACAGAGAGACGCTGAAGGAAATCGATCAGGCGTTGACCCGCATGGACGAAGGGACGTATGGCACCTGTACCGTCTGTGGAGGGGCGATTCCTGAAGAGCGGCTGGAGGCGTTGCCCCAAGCGCAGACCTGCAGGGAGCACGCACCCGCCCCGATGATCAACGATTCCCGTCCGATCGAGGAGGAGTTTTTGCAGCCGCCCTTTGGCCGTACGTCCTTGGATGAGAAAGAAGGCCAGAACGGGTTTGACGGAGAAGACGCGTGGCAAATCGTCGAGGCGTGGGGTACCTCCAGTACACCGTTTTCTTTTTTGGACAACGACAAGACCGATTACAAGGAAATGTATATGGAAAGCGATGAACCAGACGGTTTTGTCGAGGCGGTGGAAGAAATCGGGTATACGGGAATTGACGGTTATCACGGGCCAGACAGCGTCCAATTCATGCGCAGCGGCACGTACGAAGAATACATGCGCAAGGGCGAGGGAAAAGGCAACTTCCTGAATTACGACGACTATGAAGAAGAACGGGCCGAGCGGGAAGGGCGCAATGATTTGCTGTAA
- a CDS encoding NAD(P)/FAD-dependent oxidoreductase, whose product MEHVQVLIAGGGIGGLSAAIWCQRLGLSCLLVEKADRLGGQLLHIHNELWDFPPRVYSQGSELLDELLHHPAIHRLDPRLEEAVVAIDPHERIITTTKTSYRADYLIIATGVSPNHIPALDGCPCVLPTSFSTTAQAARVTGQEIAVVGGGDRALESAVNLSKYASHVHLLVRKNQLRARSQWKSRAEALPNLSIWWETEIAAYEARSGKIALMLQAGRPDSPSEITVDWILPRIGVHGNSDAFPMLGTFGDSYLQTDGFQRAGSPWIYALGDVCNGAPYASLSLAVGQAMKAVKHISLQIQQP is encoded by the coding sequence GTGGAACACGTACAGGTGCTGATCGCGGGCGGTGGCATCGGAGGACTGTCCGCGGCTATTTGGTGCCAACGATTGGGATTATCCTGTCTTCTCGTAGAAAAAGCGGATCGTCTCGGCGGGCAATTGCTGCATATTCACAATGAACTGTGGGACTTCCCTCCCCGAGTCTATTCGCAAGGGTCCGAGCTGTTGGATGAGCTATTGCACCACCCCGCCATCCACAGACTTGACCCCCGCTTGGAGGAAGCCGTCGTTGCCATTGATCCGCACGAGCGAATCATCACGACCACCAAAACAAGCTATCGGGCCGACTATTTGATTATCGCGACCGGAGTGAGCCCGAACCATATCCCTGCCTTGGACGGATGCCCTTGTGTCTTGCCCACCTCTTTTTCCACCACGGCGCAGGCAGCCCGTGTGACGGGACAGGAAATCGCTGTCGTCGGCGGGGGAGACAGAGCGCTGGAGAGCGCAGTCAACCTGAGCAAGTATGCCAGCCATGTGCATCTGCTTGTCCGCAAGAACCAGCTTCGCGCCCGCTCCCAATGGAAGAGCCGCGCTGAAGCCTTGCCAAACCTGAGCATTTGGTGGGAGACGGAAATCGCCGCATACGAGGCTCGATCGGGCAAAATTGCGCTCATGCTGCAGGCTGGCCGTCCCGACTCCCCGTCCGAGATCACTGTCGATTGGATTTTGCCCCGCATCGGGGTGCATGGCAACAGCGACGCCTTTCCAATGCTCGGTACCTTCGGGGACAGCTACCTGCAGACAGACGGATTCCAGCGAGCAGGCTCCCCCTGGATCTATGCGCTAGGCGACGTTTGCAATGGCGCTCCCTACGCCAGCCTCTCCTTGGCGGTCGGCCAGGCGATGAAAGCCGTCAAGCACATCTCGCTTCAAATTCAGCAGCCATAG
- a CDS encoding spore germination protein: MPSIVGAVNINTNSGTVNFGDTLNISPKSATKTFSGSGGSNTGNLVNTVNGPSATNTLDPSVVDQPLVGNV; the protein is encoded by the coding sequence TTGCCTTCAATCGTAGGCGCAGTCAATATCAACACCAACTCGGGAACGGTCAATTTTGGAGACACGCTCAACATATCTCCAAAAAGCGCGACCAAAACATTTTCCGGCTCGGGCGGCAGCAATACGGGGAACCTTGTCAATACCGTAAACGGTCCCAGTGCGACGAACACGCTGGATCCGAGCGTTGTGGATCAGCCACTCGTAGGCAATGTGTAA
- a CDS encoding mandelate racemase/muconate lactonizing enzyme family protein: MRIERVETYPLLYRLPQAYGDANGYKRYRTSYLIRILTRSGIDGWGEVIDWLPTLDKGFRERIIPYLLGKQATDRLSIVDVIGKWHQRSAAGVSMALTEIAAKHAGLSVCELWGGKFHQQIPVYASFQSYREQEDWAEQSIRQVTEHVEQGHKRVKVKIGGRSVREDQEHIEKLLKTLPADVLVAVDANQSYDLSHSRLWERLFSRYPNWMWLEEPMPMDRTDEYVKLRASISVPLAGGENLVRCAQFLPLYQKGALDVAQPDLQHTEGLDAYRTHLEMARQFGYRVSPHSFDGSLARLYTLFAQACLPAWSKMDADPIEPVEWDAMENPFSRVFPLMPANGKVRIPDGPGIGMEPDWELINAMRWDGSAYA, encoded by the coding sequence ATGCGAATCGAACGCGTAGAAACCTACCCGCTGCTCTACCGTCTCCCTCAGGCTTACGGCGATGCGAACGGCTACAAGCGCTACCGCACTTCTTATTTGATCCGGATTCTGACCCGGTCCGGCATCGATGGGTGGGGGGAAGTCATCGATTGGCTGCCGACTCTGGACAAAGGCTTTCGAGAGCGAATCATCCCGTATCTGCTGGGCAAGCAGGCAACGGACAGACTTTCCATCGTGGATGTCATCGGCAAATGGCATCAGCGCTCGGCTGCGGGGGTAAGCATGGCGCTGACAGAAATCGCGGCCAAGCATGCGGGACTGTCCGTATGCGAGCTGTGGGGAGGTAAGTTCCACCAGCAAATCCCTGTATACGCCTCTTTCCAATCATACCGGGAGCAGGAGGATTGGGCGGAGCAGTCCATCCGACAAGTAACCGAACACGTCGAGCAAGGACACAAACGGGTCAAGGTAAAAATCGGGGGACGTTCGGTTCGCGAAGACCAGGAGCATATTGAGAAACTGCTGAAAACCTTGCCCGCTGACGTACTGGTGGCAGTCGATGCCAATCAGAGCTACGATTTGTCCCACTCCCGTCTCTGGGAGCGCCTCTTCTCCCGTTATCCCAACTGGATGTGGCTGGAAGAGCCGATGCCGATGGACCGGACGGATGAGTACGTCAAGCTGCGGGCATCCATCTCGGTACCGCTGGCCGGGGGAGAAAATCTGGTTCGCTGCGCTCAATTCTTGCCGTTGTACCAGAAAGGAGCCCTTGATGTCGCCCAGCCGGATTTGCAGCATACCGAAGGGTTGGATGCATATCGGACACACTTGGAAATGGCACGTCAGTTCGGCTATCGGGTGTCTCCGCACTCATTTGACGGCAGCTTGGCACGGCTATACACCCTGTTTGCCCAGGCCTGTTTGCCTGCATGGTCGAAAATGGACGCGGATCCGATCGAGCCGGTAGAGTGGGACGCGATGGAAAATCCCTTTTCCCGGGTGTTCCCGCTAATGCCCGCAAACGGGAAGGTCCGCATTCCCGACGGGCCGGGAATCGGCATGGAGCCGGACTGGGAACTGATTAATGCAATGCGCTGGGATGGCAGCGCTTATGCGTGA
- a CDS encoding NUDIX domain-containing protein, whose product MHAFQDDFGLPVKLTFDPAEYARHEARHVLVFAFCKGKLLFTRHRTRGIELPGGKIEPGESSLAAAVREAYEETGAILDGIERIGQYTIDGSMCKDIYVARALQYADTPTGSDVAGTVVFDDIPLHVKGNPAFSRLLYDDVYPLALAKVRSHPYSQLG is encoded by the coding sequence ATGCATGCCTTTCAAGATGATTTCGGCTTGCCCGTCAAACTGACTTTTGACCCAGCAGAATACGCCCGCCATGAAGCCCGCCACGTCCTCGTCTTCGCATTTTGCAAAGGCAAACTGTTGTTTACCCGGCACCGCACTCGCGGCATCGAACTTCCGGGCGGAAAGATCGAACCGGGCGAGAGCAGTCTGGCGGCGGCTGTCCGGGAAGCGTACGAGGAGACCGGAGCCATTTTGGATGGAATCGAGCGAATCGGACAGTATACGATCGACGGCTCCATGTGCAAAGATATTTATGTAGCTCGCGCCTTGCAATACGCCGACACTCCGACCGGGAGCGACGTAGCGGGCACGGTTGTATTCGATGATATTCCCCTTCACGTAAAAGGGAATCCGGCGTTCAGCCGTCTTCTTTACGACGACGTCTATCCGCTTGCTCTCGCAAAGGTCAGATCGCATCCATACTCCCAGCTTGGGTGA
- a CDS encoding spore germination protein GerPB, producing MNFFIHQKIVIHNLKIDGLTNSSVCQIGSAGMIKPLAQLYNTGGFTAPAPEARLVPEEPLVPERSDMFVPLVPLVEPR from the coding sequence ATGAACTTTTTCATTCATCAAAAGATCGTCATCCATAACTTGAAAATTGATGGCCTGACCAACTCGTCGGTGTGTCAAATCGGGAGCGCAGGCATGATCAAGCCGCTCGCCCAGCTGTACAACACCGGCGGATTCACCGCACCAGCTCCGGAAGCCCGATTGGTGCCGGAAGAACCATTGGTACCGGAAAGGTCCGACATGTTCGTTCCTCTTGTACCGTTGGTCGAGCCACGTTAG
- a CDS encoding spore germination protein GerPE: MPSRTTYVHTLTNLSIDASSVLQIGDSETVDAIAYILAVQRERAIFFEKEFQFKDYSAFFEPLPLPEDQECLCMSTFHETPAIRVDKVNVSFAAASAVIHIGSGDCIEMETRVKNIRHLLRDKR, translated from the coding sequence ATGCCGAGCAGAACGACCTATGTTCATACGCTGACCAATTTATCAATAGACGCTTCGTCGGTCCTGCAAATCGGGGATTCCGAAACCGTCGATGCCATCGCCTACATCCTTGCCGTCCAGCGCGAAAGGGCGATCTTTTTTGAAAAAGAGTTCCAGTTCAAGGACTATTCCGCCTTTTTCGAACCCCTCCCCCTGCCTGAGGACCAGGAGTGCTTGTGTATGAGTACGTTTCATGAAACTCCCGCCATCCGAGTCGACAAAGTGAACGTCTCCTTCGCTGCCGCGTCGGCGGTCATTCACATCGGATCGGGCGATTGCATAGAAATGGAGACACGCGTCAAAAATATTCGGCACCTCTTGCGTGACAAGCGCTAG
- a CDS encoding LCP family protein: MMEKPQAPFGPANKKKRRSRRNKAWYILLASCLLLCLLAVGVGFALSRVDDTLNMVTDDPYKLPDQPKAEPPYEEKKSLSFVIVGLDTRKNIGMLNTDVLVVAVANPVTHKLTMVSLPRDTRVQIPGYPGYHKINEVFALGEEIKKRAESKGQPVTENGMTLLKKTLEHMLGVSVGHYVQLDFEGFTAVIDKLGGVQVEVDKDLVYELPQEGVYRSLKKGTQVLNGEQALGFVRHRLDRRGSAYNSSDFDRNRRQQQVIKAVADKVASIDGITKLTSVLETVGQHIRTDLSKEQIKGLAMDFGTVSSQNMVSLDNGAVWSSPYSLWPRDKMEAVRTTLQTELGTDAAAGQGLSDAAIYEVAQAEMKTRPKPAAKQQEPTRTKEQSKPKQPAKETAAPSPGKQPSESPENPPDTTPQSTDPSNGQAGQEPLPDASDMPPPDILAPPAPVENLGNG, encoded by the coding sequence ATGATGGAAAAACCGCAAGCTCCTTTTGGGCCGGCGAACAAAAAGAAACGGCGAAGCCGCCGAAACAAAGCGTGGTACATTTTGCTCGCGAGCTGCCTTCTGCTCTGTCTCTTGGCAGTCGGAGTAGGCTTCGCTCTCAGCAGAGTGGACGATACATTGAATATGGTAACCGACGATCCGTACAAGCTCCCCGATCAGCCGAAAGCGGAACCGCCTTATGAAGAAAAAAAGTCGCTTTCGTTTGTGATCGTGGGCCTGGACACTCGTAAAAATATCGGTATGCTGAATACCGACGTTCTTGTAGTGGCAGTCGCCAATCCGGTGACGCACAAGCTGACGATGGTCTCCCTGCCGCGGGATACGCGCGTGCAGATCCCGGGATACCCGGGCTATCACAAAATCAATGAAGTGTTCGCCTTGGGGGAAGAAATCAAGAAGCGCGCGGAGAGCAAGGGACAGCCCGTGACGGAAAACGGGATGACACTGCTGAAAAAAACGCTCGAGCACATGCTGGGCGTATCGGTCGGCCATTACGTCCAGCTCGATTTCGAAGGTTTCACGGCAGTGATCGACAAGCTCGGCGGCGTACAAGTGGAGGTAGACAAGGACCTGGTCTACGAACTGCCGCAGGAAGGCGTGTACCGCAGCTTGAAAAAAGGGACGCAGGTGCTGAACGGCGAGCAGGCGCTGGGCTTTGTCCGTCACCGTCTGGACAGGCGGGGATCCGCGTACAATTCGAGCGACTTCGATCGCAACAGACGCCAGCAGCAGGTCATCAAGGCGGTGGCGGACAAAGTCGCTTCCATCGATGGAATCACGAAACTCACCTCCGTGCTGGAGACTGTCGGCCAGCACATCCGAACGGATTTGTCCAAGGAACAGATCAAAGGTTTGGCGATGGACTTCGGTACCGTTTCGTCGCAAAATATGGTCTCGCTCGACAACGGTGCCGTCTGGAGTTCCCCCTATTCGCTCTGGCCGCGTGACAAAATGGAGGCGGTGCGCACGACTCTCCAAACGGAGCTCGGGACGGATGCCGCTGCCGGGCAAGGGTTGAGCGACGCGGCGATCTATGAGGTAGCGCAGGCGGAAATGAAGACGCGACCGAAGCCGGCGGCAAAACAGCAGGAGCCGACGCGGACGAAAGAACAGTCCAAGCCGAAGCAACCCGCGAAAGAAACAGCGGCTCCCAGCCCAGGCAAGCAGCCGTCCGAATCTCCGGAAAATCCGCCGGACACTACGCCACAGTCCACCGACCCGAGCAATGGTCAAGCAGGTCAGGAGCCGCTTCCTGATGCGTCTGACATGCCTCCGCCCGACATCCTGGCTCCACCGGCTCCCGTGGAGAATCTCGGCAACGGGTAA
- a CDS encoding spore gernimation protein: MIFHVINGELHVGKVNIINLASAASLFIGDSRSVVLATINETPPEKLIVGVEQPREAPEPTP, translated from the coding sequence TTGATTTTCCATGTGATCAATGGGGAACTGCACGTAGGCAAGGTCAACATCATCAACCTCGCTTCAGCCGCCTCCCTTTTTATCGGGGACAGCAGATCGGTCGTTCTCGCCACCATCAACGAGACACCACCGGAAAAGCTGATCGTCGGCGTGGAACAGCCGCGGGAAGCACCTGAGCCCACACCATGA